The Nicotiana sylvestris chromosome 6, ASM39365v2, whole genome shotgun sequence genomic sequence ccccatggcttaaaaatttaaagaacagTGCGGTTAAGGAACTTCCCTGAAGGCTCACTCCTGATTGGAGACCGTGTCTGGGTTCACGTTGCACGCGCGTCCCAGCACTCTCAACCAACCCAAGAATTTCTTCTCCGACTTCACTTGCCTCTCAGCCACCGCATCAACACGGGCACCCAAATCAGTGACTGAGGTATGCAACCCAGCCATATCCTGCTCCAAGGCTATCATACGGGTGCTCCGACGTGGCCTTGATGGGCCTGCCACATCAACTCTCGGAGGAGGAGGAACCGCAGCTacctcagcatcatcatcatcatcatcatcatctgaaTCATCATCAGAGTCATCAACATTCACCACCGACTCTCATCTAATTCCAATTTTTCTCGCCCGGAACTGGACTTTTAGTGGCAATCTCCCATCAACCTGAAGGTCTTCAGGGACTTGAGCAATACAAAACAGCCGGGTGATCAGTGAAGGGAAGTAGTAGCCCTTGGTTAGCTCAGGTGATCTAATGAACATCTCTTCATGGATGAGCCGGACCACATCAAAATCACCATGGAACATGAAACAGTGGATTGCGGACGCCCATGGTAGATTAACATCTGTCGTGTTACTGGATGGAAACAATCGACTGTTGATAATGGTGATCCAACACTTAGCCTCCCAATTCCGACAGTGAGAGTTGAGAGTAATACTGTGCTTAATCCATAGGTGTTCTCCGTCCGACACACAAATAGTATCGAGAAGAGTTCCCCACAAGGCCCGTGTACCGCTAAAAGTACGATAATGATCAAATTCACCCCTAAACACTGGCAGCCTATATACCCTACGGATAGTATTAAGGGATGAATTTACCGGGGTGTTGCGCACCGTCACAACCCCATTCTCATGTTCTGGCAAGTTCGCATAGAACTACCTTACTAGTTGAACATTAGCCTCCTCCGGTACCTCgaagaagatgtccagctgaTACCACCTCAACTCATTAAACATATTGGGGCATTCCACCTCCAAAGCCGTTCGATCAATGTGCACCTCAGGTTGCAACTTCTTAGCTGCTTTCTGGTTGTACCTATCTTCCGCTGATTTGGATACAAACCGAGTGCTATCGAACTGAGGTGCACTAGCTTGGCTCCTAGATTGTGAAGAGCCTCTCGGTCCGCTAGTGGAGGGTCCGGTGTTTCATCTCTTACTGGAAGAACTCATTGTACCTGTCATACAACAAAACGCCTATTAGTGAGTGCGGAAAATATGTGACTATGGATAgttactcaaacttcaccataaCCATGTCACAATAGCTTCTTATATCTCCATTGGGGCAATTTCCCAAACACCTTGTGAGCAGGGCACTATCCAAACACATATAGCCTTCATGGGTACATCAAAGCTCCTCCCCAATCAAGTATACTACCACACCAACACACCCCAAACTCACTTCATTCAATCACCCACCAATAAACACCTTTTCAAACATGCAATGCGCATCCCCTTCACCAATCAAactcaaaaatgaaatttaaaagcAAAAACAAGAAGAAAGCGAATATACCAACAATTACATCCCAACACAGCATAAAACTACATAAACTACAACACAATACCAAAGAAAAGAGAGGGAAGAGGTGAGGAACATACCGTAGTTGAAGAATGAGTGAGAGGAATGGAGGTAGGGGATGTTAGTatgagggaagaagaagaagaagaagagagtatTTGGGTGGTTAGGGttaagagagagggagagattgAAAATTTGGGGGAGGGGATCGGGTATTTTGGGTTTAAGAGGgggtttttgggttttgaaatTAAAAGAGGAAGAAAGGAGAAGAGAAAAAcgcaaaaaaaataaattaaaataccTGGTACCCACCGCGGCCGTGGTGGGTTTAAAATCGTGAGGCAGAAAGTTCACGcctcaccgcggtcgcggtgtgCTGTAGAATTTGAGGCAGAGAGTTTGACTTCCACCGCGATTGCGGTGCtggcattgtttttttttatgAACACACTAACAATAACactcgtgggttgcctcccacgtaGTGCCTGATTAAACGTCGTGGCACGATGCAAGAATTTTATCATCACTCCTCATTCGCGTACTGGGGCTCTTCCAAAGTGATTACCACTCTATCCCCTTTTTCTTCAGCCATTCCcaggtaatgtttcaacctttgcccatttACTGTGAACTTATTTTTACCATCTTCTGATTCAATCTCGACAGCTCCACTTAAGAACAATTGCACCACTCTGAAGGGTCCTGACCATCGGGACTTTAACTTATCTGGGAACAATCTCAATCTCGAGTTGTATAACAACACTAGATCTCCGGGTTTGATGTTTTGATCCAAGATGTGCTTATCATGCATTAATTTCATCAATTCTTTGTATAATCTAGCACTCTCAAAGGCCTGGAACCTGAATTCCTCGAGTTCATGTAACCTAGTGATTCTGTTAGTACCTGCTGTCTCCATGTCTAAGTTTTACTACCGTAATGCCCAAAGTGCTTTATGCTCTAGCTCAACTGGGAGGTGGCAGGCGTtgccaaacaccaacttgtacagtgacataccaattggggttttgaaggctgtgcggtacacccacaatgcatcatccaatttctttgcccagtcagtccttgttgcattcactatttttgtgaggacacttttaatctccccgttggacacttcaacttgcccgcTCGATTGTGGGTGGTACGGGGTGGTCACTTTATGAAGAACTCCATATTTTTCCAACAGTCGTGCGAATGCTTTATTGCAGAAATGGGTTCCGCCATCACTGAGTATAGCTCTTGGGGTACCAAAACGTGTGAaaatgttcttctttagaaagcctaGTACCCCTTTTGCATCATTGGTCGGGAGGGCCACTGCTTtgacccacttggagacatagtcaACTGCTACCAATATGTACTTGTTACCATACGAGTTGACGAATGGCCCCATGAAATCAATCCCCCACATGTCAAAAATCTCCACCACTTGAATTGTGGTCATTGGCATCTCGTGTCTACGAGATATATTGCCAGTCTTTTGGCAATCATCGCAGCTTTTAACCAAGCATGGGCATCCTTGAATAGAGTAGGCCAGTACAAGCCTGACTCCAACACTTTTAGCTGCTGTCCGAATTCCTTCAGAgtgtccaccatatggtgaagcatggcaagcctgcaaaatagaatgttgatctttctcggggatacaccaccggatcatgttatctacacatattttaaacaatagaggttcatcccaataataataccGACAATCACGAAATAACCTTTTCTTCTGTATTGAGGAGAGTTCATAAAGTACAATaccacttgctaaataattagcaatatcagcataccatGGTGCCTCCTACATTGTCATTGCCAGTAACTTTTCATCTGGGAATGTCTCTGTTATATCCTCAACCTCTACCTTCATTTCAGCTCCTTCCAACCTTGAGAGGTGGTCAACTACTTGGTTCTCTGTCCCTTTTCGGTCACGTATTTCCAGATCGAATTCTTGTAACAGAAGAACCCAGCGAATCAAGCGtggctttgactccttcttttctATCAGGTACCTAATTGCTGCATGGTCAATGTAAACAATAACTTTCGAGCCAATCAAGTATGACCTGAATTTGTCGAATGCAAAAACAACACCCAACATCTCCTTTTTCATCACAATGTAATTGAGTTGTGCACCGCTTAGCGTTCTGCTTGCGTAATAAATCAGGTGTATCAGTTTACCCTTTCACTGccccaagactgctcctatggCATAATCACttgcgtcgcacatgagctcaaatggttgctcccagttgtgtgcaacaatgatgggtgcagtcaccaatctcttcttcagctcctcaaatgccaacctgcaatcattagaaaacacaaaggggtgatacttttcaaggagtttgcataacgggttagcaattttggagaaATCCTTTATGAATCGCCTATAGAACccggcgtgcccaaggaaacttctcacTTCCTTGACTGAAGTAGGCGGTGGTAGTTTTTCAATCACGTCAACCTTATCATGGTCgacctcaattcctttactggACACTCGATGTCCCAGTACTATCCCTTCCtgtaccataaaatgacacttctcccagttcaacactaaatttgtctccacacatcttttGAGCACTCTTATTAAGTTGTGAACACAGTCCTCAAATGAATCtcccaccactgagaaatcatccataaagacctccataatatcctccaccatgtctatGAAAATGGCTAACATACACCGTTGAAATGTCGCCGGTACATtgcaaagcccaaaaggcattctccaaaaggagaagatgccatacggacaagtgaaggatgttttctctctatcttcaGGGGTTATTgatatctgattgtaccccgaatatccatccaagaagcAGAAGTGCGATGCCCGGCCAGcctgtccaacatttggtcaatgaaaggCAAGGGAAAGTGGACCTTCCGAGTGGCTGTGTTCAATTTTCGGTAATCCATGCAAATCCGCCATCACGTGACTGTAcgagttgagatcaactcattgttctcaTTTTGCACAATAGTAATTAcccctttttcggcacacattggacAGGGCTAACCCAAtcgctatcagagatggggaagatgattcccgcatctaaccatttgatcacttccttctttactacctctttcatgttcgggttcagccttcgttgatgttctatggaaggtttgtgcccttcttccaagagaatcttgtgcatacagaaggctgagttgataccctttatgtctgccatggtccagccAATGACAGTCTTGCTTTCCTGCAGTACCTGTAAGAgctgttctacctgcacatctagcAAACCAGATGATATAATAATAGGCAAAGTAGAATCAGGGCCTAAGAAAATGTACCTGAGGTGAGTTGGGAGCGGCTTCAGCTCCTGCTTGGGTGGTTCCTCTACTGATGGCTTTGCTGGAGGTGTAGCCCTTTTTCTaactcaagggactcgaactgaggttcccttttccagaatccttggccttcaagtgccatgacccactcagctaacccttcaccatccatctcttctaaatttgTCAGACTTGCCTCCAATGAATCTTTAGCTGTCAGGATCACATCATCTTCTTGTAGGATCACATCCATTGCCTCCACTAGAGAGCAATTAGCATATTCACTAGGTCTCCTCATAAATTCCTGAACattgaatatgacttcttcatcgttcagtctcatttttaatttcCCAGTCTCACAATCGATCAGTGCTCTCCCAGTGGCCAAAAATGGCCTACCTAAAATGATAGGTATCTCCTCATCTACctgacagtccagaataacaaagtctgcagggaacacgaacttccccacttgcaccaacacatcatcaagaatccTAGTATGCCTTTTTACCATGCGGTCAGCCAGCTGCAGCAGCATCGAGGTCGGTCTAGCTCTGCCAATGCCCAGTTTGGTATATACAGCCAGAgacatcaaatttatgctggctcccaaatcacataatgcctttgcaaaggcataactCCCAATCGTGCATGGAATAGTGAAGCTACCTGGGTCTGACATCTTTTGAGCCATCAGTTTGGTTACTACTGCGCTGTAGGTCTGCGTCAGAGTCACTGTGGataggtcctgaaaatcaaacttcCGTGACATTAGGTCTTTCATCATATTCGCATAACCTAACATCTCCCTCAAGGCATCCATCAaaggaatattcaactgaatttgacgcagcatctccatgaatttcttgtattgatcttccttgttttgttttaccagtctctgagggaatgatgcaggtatcaccctttgtgcactgTTTGCTGGCTTCTCTCTGTTGGGGTTCTGTGGCACAAGAGGCACCACCTATTCTATAGCTTGTTCATTTACCTTAGCCTTACCCTTTTCATCTTGACCCTGTTCAACTACCACTTCAGTCAGATTTGATGGTTCATCTACCTCTAGTGGAATTGGAGTGGTTGGCGTACTCTCTTTGCTAGCTTGTGAAACCTCCTGCTCTttgtctaaatctctcccattccgGAGACTTACTGCCATCAGCTGATTTGGGTTTTGCTCTTTGGGGTTAATATTTGTGTCCGCTGGCAATGTTCCCTGGGGGCGGTTGTTTAAAGCCATAAACAACTGCCCCAACTGAGTTTCAATGTTCTTTATAGCTGAATCATGTACTGCCAACTTTTCTTGCATCTTACCATTTGTCCCAATGAGTTGCTGGAGCATCCCCCTGATCTCTACCATGTTTTATCTTGCTGCTGAGGAGGTGGCTGATATGTCAATTGTTGCTAGTTCTGTTGTGGGTAGCCCTGTTGTCTCTGGTGGTATGGCACCATTTGGCCTTGAACTTATGCCCCCAGGCTGAGGCATGTTAGGTTTGTATTGCTGATTTGGTGCCGGTCTCCACTATTGTCCTCCTTGTCTCTGACCCCTAAAGTTAttaacataattcatatcttccctTTCCCCTTGATTTTCACCTTCTCCACTCCATGAACATACATAAGACTGATTAACACAGGGTGTACACAGTCCTCCATTTGTCGTGTCAACAATATGCACATGTTTGGTACCCATCTCATCTATCTTCTTTGTCAAAATA encodes the following:
- the LOC138871899 gene encoding uncharacterized protein, giving the protein MVEIRGMLQQLIGTNGKMQEKLAVHDSAIKNIETQLGQLFMALNNRPQGTLPADTNINPKEQNPNQLMAVSLRNGRDLDKEQEVSQASKESTPTTPIPLEVDEPSNLTEVVVEQGQDEKGKAKNPNREKPANSAQRVIPASFPQRLVKQNKEDQYKKFMEMLRQIQLNIPLMDALREMLGYANMMKDLMSRKFDFQDLSTVTLTQTYSAVVTKLMAQKMSDPGSFTIPCTIGSYAFAKALCDLGASINLMSLAVYTKLGIGRARPTSMLLQLADRMVKRHTRILDDVLVQVGKFVFPADFVILDCQVDEEIPIILGRPFLATGRALIDCETGKLKMRLNDEEVIFNVQEFMRRPSEYANCSLVEAMDVILQEDDVILTAKDSLEASLTNLEEMDGEGLAEWVMALEGQGFWKREPQFESLELEKGLHLQQSHQ